From Prosthecobacter fusiformis, one genomic window encodes:
- a CDS encoding NUDIX domain-containing protein, which produces MAPPIVSPSPIESTNPWTTLSTREGYSNPWIRVREDQVINPGGGRGIYGVVEYKNRAVGVVPIDDNGYTWLVGQWRYCHERYEWEIPEGGCPPGEEPAECARRELLEEAGIHAAIIEPLLLGVQLSNSTTNEVCDIFVARGLTFGDATPEETEQLEVKRIPLTEAIQMAQDGRIRDSVSILALLKLALKS; this is translated from the coding sequence ATGGCTCCGCCTATTGTTTCCCCTTCTCCCATCGAGTCCACCAATCCCTGGACTACCCTCAGCACCCGCGAGGGATATTCCAATCCCTGGATCCGCGTGCGCGAGGATCAGGTCATCAATCCTGGAGGAGGCCGGGGCATCTATGGCGTCGTCGAATACAAAAACCGCGCTGTTGGCGTCGTCCCTATCGATGACAATGGATACACTTGGCTCGTTGGCCAGTGGCGCTACTGCCATGAACGTTATGAATGGGAAATCCCCGAAGGTGGGTGCCCCCCAGGCGAAGAACCCGCGGAATGCGCCCGCCGCGAACTCCTGGAAGAAGCCGGCATTCATGCCGCGATCATCGAGCCCCTGCTCCTGGGGGTCCAGCTCTCCAACTCCACCACCAATGAAGTTTGCGATATCTTCGTCGCCCGAGGTCTCACATTCGGCGATGCCACTCCTGAGGAAACCGAGCAATTGGAAGTCAAGCGCATCCCCCTCACCGAAGCCATCCAAATGGCCCAGGACGGCCGCATCCGCGATAGCGTCAGCATCCTCGCCCTCCTTAAACTCGCACTGAAAAGCTAG
- a CDS encoding ClpP family protease, with translation MNCTYLVILSVLCCGLAQAEIPMGKIVPVKLPPPQTSTAEVTTKSEPPANPVAKAAGDLVEAAVVATENARKEDPLEEIKAQTAKLVAEREKIAAAMALEQQKLDEKLAPRKRALLELQMQMEEMDAKVDLADAAERAKSAEKIMELRRQSERLALESAIAKNEVDTEGYRMRQEESIIRRKTSALALEIELQQKETESRTYASGKAPAYLKEPLQGKKLILSDRTIALNGVITSKTADSMADRIAYFNNRDPEAPIFIVIDDCPGGSVMAGYKIIKAMHGSKAPVYTVVKSFAASMAACITTVSKRSFAYPNAVILHHQLSAGVMGNLTQQRESVQELEEWWRRLADPVAKKMGITRDEFITRMYKESSTGDWNEFADEAQKLGWVDTIVEEIEETALLRHPDTQQVAATQTGSPLRIMPPGHMDNGVVEAADERGKPIALLPRLNPMDAYWMYNPDGFFRMQ, from the coding sequence ATGAATTGCACTTATCTTGTTATACTATCCGTGCTCTGCTGTGGCCTTGCCCAGGCAGAGATTCCGATGGGAAAAATTGTTCCCGTTAAATTACCGCCGCCCCAGACATCCACGGCGGAAGTCACCACCAAGTCCGAACCCCCGGCCAACCCCGTTGCGAAAGCTGCCGGGGACCTTGTGGAGGCCGCCGTGGTCGCCACGGAAAATGCCCGTAAAGAAGATCCGCTGGAAGAGATCAAGGCCCAGACCGCCAAACTCGTCGCCGAGCGGGAAAAGATCGCCGCTGCCATGGCGTTGGAGCAGCAGAAGCTGGACGAAAAACTCGCTCCCCGTAAACGCGCCCTGCTGGAACTTCAGATGCAGATGGAGGAAATGGACGCCAAAGTGGATCTGGCCGATGCTGCGGAGCGGGCCAAAAGTGCGGAAAAGATCATGGAACTGCGCCGCCAGAGTGAGCGTCTAGCTTTGGAATCCGCCATTGCGAAAAACGAGGTGGATACCGAAGGCTACCGCATGCGCCAGGAGGAAAGCATCATCCGCCGCAAGACCAGTGCCCTGGCCCTGGAGATTGAGCTTCAGCAAAAAGAAACAGAGTCCCGCACTTATGCTTCCGGCAAAGCCCCAGCCTACTTGAAGGAACCTCTGCAAGGTAAAAAGCTCATCCTTTCTGACCGCACCATCGCTCTCAATGGCGTCATCACCAGCAAGACCGCTGACAGCATGGCGGACCGCATCGCCTACTTTAATAATCGCGATCCTGAAGCCCCCATCTTCATTGTCATTGATGACTGCCCCGGCGGCAGCGTCATGGCTGGCTACAAGATCATCAAAGCCATGCACGGTTCCAAGGCCCCTGTCTATACAGTGGTCAAATCATTCGCCGCCAGCATGGCCGCCTGCATCACCACCGTGTCCAAGCGTTCCTTCGCCTATCCAAACGCCGTGATTCTTCATCATCAGCTCTCCGCAGGTGTCATGGGAAACCTCACCCAGCAGCGTGAAAGCGTGCAGGAACTGGAAGAATGGTGGCGCCGCTTGGCAGACCCTGTCGCCAAGAAAATGGGCATCACACGGGATGAATTCATCACCCGCATGTACAAGGAATCCTCCACCGGTGATTGGAATGAATTCGCTGATGAAGCACAGAAACTCGGCTGGGTGGACACCATCGTGGAAGAAATCGAGGAAACTGCCCTTCTCCGTCATCCAGATACCCAGCAGGTGGCCGCCACCCAGACCGGCTCCCCCCTTCGCATCATGCCCCCTGGGCACATGGACAATGGAGTTGTCGAAGCCGCTGATGAGCGTGGCAAGCCCATCGCCCTTCTCCCTCGCCTCAATCCCATGGACGCCTATTGGATGTACAATCCTGATGGCTTCTTCCGGATGCAGTAA
- a CDS encoding tRNA (cytidine(34)-2'-O)-methyltransferase yields MLHIVLYQPEIPHNTGAVGRLCLATGARLHLIKPLGFSLEDKYLKRSGLDYWPEVDVRVWDTWEAMWEQRENDAQFFYVEVQGTRLHWEADFTSGEDVYLVFGPETRGIPPDLMETQPNHILRIPMRGTRSLNLATAVAITLYEAVRQRGGV; encoded by the coding sequence ATGCTGCACATTGTTCTGTATCAACCTGAGATCCCCCACAATACGGGAGCTGTGGGTCGGCTATGCCTAGCCACGGGGGCGAGGCTGCATTTGATCAAACCCCTCGGCTTCAGCCTGGAGGACAAGTATCTGAAACGCAGCGGTTTGGATTATTGGCCAGAAGTGGATGTGCGGGTCTGGGATACCTGGGAAGCCATGTGGGAGCAGCGGGAAAACGATGCCCAGTTTTTCTATGTGGAAGTACAGGGTACGCGCCTCCATTGGGAAGCTGATTTTACTTCGGGTGAAGACGTATACCTGGTCTTCGGTCCAGAGACACGGGGTATACCTCCCGACCTTATGGAAACACAGCCCAACCACATCCTACGTATACCCATGCGCGGCACTCGCAGCCTGAATCTGGCCACCGCTGTGGCGATCACTCTCTATGAGGCAGTGCGGCAGCGCGGCGGTGTATAA
- a CDS encoding sulfatase family protein, whose protein sequence is MKTLFFFLTVSLFAPMPHLRAADEPPPNIIFILADDLGYGDIGAYKKQPSKIPTPNVDRIAKEGIRFTDAHSPASVCSPTRYALMTGRYAWRSRLQQGVVPPWGEPLLSKGQYTVAELLRDHGYTTGLIGKWHLGIQWPTKDGQPAAAGEDRLSNVDFTKPFTGGPKDHGFDHYFGVDVPNYPPYCFLKDDRTVGVPTLPDTGRVDGFNRPGPMMPGWKLVDILPELNRQAVSFVEKSAKSGKPFFLYYALTSPHYPVVPAKEFQGKTTVGDYGDFVFQTDWCVGQILEALEREGIADNTLVIFTSDNGPEVTGEVQPGVYDRVQMYKHHSLDGLRGAKRDLWEAGHRVPFVARWPKKIAAGRMSDETICHVDFMSTAAAITGAEYPEDTAVDSHNLLSILWDEPLGRPVREATVHHSGSGRFAIRKGDWVLIAHVTGDDNRRAGEPEWMKQQRGYAAHDQPGELYNLKEDIIEKTNHYAAKPELVAELRALLEKYVVEGRSTPGPKQANDVPVIIDKPILKNIPKKAKAQP, encoded by the coding sequence ATGAAAACGCTGTTCTTTTTTCTCACTGTATCGTTGTTCGCGCCTATGCCTCATCTAAGGGCTGCGGATGAGCCACCGCCTAACATCATTTTCATCCTCGCAGATGATCTGGGGTATGGTGACATCGGCGCGTATAAGAAGCAGCCTTCGAAGATACCAACTCCGAATGTGGACCGCATCGCCAAAGAGGGGATACGGTTTACGGATGCGCATTCACCTGCTTCGGTTTGCTCACCCACGCGCTATGCGCTGATGACGGGCAGGTATGCTTGGAGGTCGCGGCTGCAGCAAGGGGTGGTTCCCCCCTGGGGTGAACCGCTGCTAAGTAAGGGGCAATATACGGTCGCCGAACTGCTGCGTGATCATGGTTATACGACGGGTCTTATCGGCAAATGGCATCTGGGTATCCAATGGCCGACGAAGGACGGCCAGCCTGCGGCAGCCGGTGAAGACAGGCTGAGCAATGTGGACTTTACGAAGCCATTTACTGGAGGCCCGAAGGACCATGGGTTCGACCATTACTTCGGTGTGGATGTGCCTAACTATCCGCCATACTGCTTTTTGAAGGATGACCGAACTGTGGGTGTTCCTACGCTGCCGGATACTGGAAGGGTGGATGGTTTTAATCGTCCAGGCCCGATGATGCCTGGCTGGAAGCTAGTGGACATCCTCCCGGAACTGAACAGGCAGGCGGTGAGTTTTGTGGAAAAGTCAGCCAAAAGCGGCAAGCCTTTCTTTCTCTACTACGCACTGACTTCACCGCATTACCCTGTGGTGCCAGCCAAGGAATTTCAGGGGAAGACGACCGTGGGTGACTATGGAGATTTTGTTTTCCAAACAGACTGGTGCGTGGGCCAGATTCTCGAAGCATTGGAGCGCGAGGGCATTGCTGACAATACGCTGGTGATCTTTACCAGCGACAATGGTCCTGAAGTGACGGGGGAGGTGCAGCCGGGTGTCTATGACCGAGTGCAGATGTATAAACATCACAGCCTGGATGGTCTGCGTGGAGCCAAGCGGGACCTTTGGGAGGCTGGGCACCGGGTGCCTTTTGTGGCGCGCTGGCCCAAGAAGATCGCCGCTGGCAGGATGAGTGACGAAACCATCTGCCATGTGGATTTCATGAGCACAGCAGCTGCGATCACCGGTGCGGAATATCCCGAGGATACAGCCGTGGATAGCCACAATCTGCTGTCTATTTTGTGGGATGAGCCACTGGGGCGGCCCGTTCGTGAAGCGACGGTACATCACAGTGGATCGGGGCGTTTTGCCATTCGCAAGGGGGACTGGGTGCTCATTGCACATGTAACTGGCGATGACAATCGGCGGGCAGGTGAACCTGAGTGGATGAAACAACAGCGCGGCTATGCAGCCCATGATCAGCCGGGGGAACTGTATAACCTCAAGGAGGACATCATCGAGAAAACCAACCATTATGCGGCGAAGCCGGAACTGGTGGCCGAACTGCGCGCATTGCTGGAAAAATACGTCGTCGAAGGCCGCTCCACTCCTGGGCCAAAGCAGGCCAATGATGTGCCTGTGATCATAGACAAACCGATCCTGAAAAATATCCCCAAGAAAGCCAAAGCCCAACCATGA
- a CDS encoding quinone-dependent dihydroorotate dehydrogenase, with the protein MSLIANLYPLMKPWLFRMDAERAHEWTTRMMRLSHSLGLLTVGQEKIPQKPVECLGLRFPNMLGLAAGMDKSASAVEAWSALGFGFVEVGTLTPRPQPGNPKPRLFRLPEHDALINRMGFNNPGIHVAVKRLEKRRTQAVVGVNIGKNFDTPNEDAVKDYLLGLKAAYRVADYIAVNISSPNTKGLRDLQAEDSIRALLAALKTEQASLAKEYGQMKPVLVKIAPDLDGQQIEALARVFNELAVDGVIATNTTISREAVAGHALEKEAGGLSGAPVKERSTQVIQAFRMLLKEGTPIIGVGGILSGVDAKEKLNAGAQLVQVYSGLVFRGPALVTDVLKNG; encoded by the coding sequence ATGTCGCTCATCGCTAATCTTTACCCCCTCATGAAACCCTGGCTTTTCCGCATGGATGCGGAGAGGGCGCATGAATGGACCACGCGCATGATGCGCCTTTCACATAGCCTAGGCTTATTGACCGTTGGACAGGAGAAAATTCCACAAAAACCGGTGGAGTGCCTGGGGCTTCGGTTTCCGAATATGCTTGGTCTTGCGGCAGGCATGGACAAGTCCGCCTCCGCTGTGGAGGCCTGGTCGGCTCTAGGATTCGGGTTTGTCGAGGTCGGCACCTTGACCCCCCGTCCGCAGCCTGGAAATCCGAAACCGCGTCTTTTCCGTCTGCCAGAACATGATGCCCTCATCAATCGTATGGGCTTCAACAACCCCGGAATTCATGTTGCCGTGAAGCGCCTGGAGAAACGCCGCACCCAAGCAGTCGTGGGCGTGAACATTGGCAAAAACTTCGACACACCAAACGAGGATGCGGTGAAGGATTATCTGCTGGGATTAAAGGCGGCTTACCGGGTCGCTGACTACATCGCCGTGAACATTTCCAGCCCGAATACCAAAGGTCTTCGCGATCTCCAGGCGGAAGATTCCATTCGCGCTTTGCTGGCTGCTTTAAAGACCGAACAGGCAAGCCTGGCGAAAGAATATGGTCAGATGAAACCGGTTCTGGTCAAGATCGCCCCGGACCTGGATGGTCAGCAAATCGAAGCGCTGGCTCGGGTATTCAATGAGCTGGCTGTGGACGGTGTGATTGCAACGAATACGACCATCAGCCGTGAGGCCGTAGCAGGTCATGCTTTGGAAAAAGAAGCTGGCGGTCTCAGCGGAGCACCGGTTAAAGAACGCTCCACCCAGGTCATCCAGGCTTTCCGCATGCTGCTCAAAGAAGGAACGCCGATCATCGGTGTCGGCGGCATTCTGAGCGGTGTGGATGCCAAGGAAAAACTCAACGCAGGTGCCCAACTGGTGCAGGTGTATAGCGGGCTGGTGTTCCGAGGGCCTGCGCTGGTGACAGATGTGCTGAAAAATGGCTAA
- a CDS encoding CDGSH iron-sulfur domain-containing protein codes for MLPKIYDVQPAVIELEAGDHWWCSCGLSGHQPMCDGEHTGTGMRSKKFTLTERMTVRLCNCKHTKTPPYCDGSHVGLEKV; via the coding sequence ATGCTGCCTAAAATCTATGATGTCCAACCGGCTGTCATTGAGCTGGAGGCGGGCGATCATTGGTGGTGCTCCTGCGGTTTGAGCGGACATCAGCCAATGTGTGATGGCGAGCATACCGGTACCGGTATGCGCTCAAAGAAGTTCACACTGACTGAGCGTATGACCGTCCGCCTATGCAACTGCAAGCATACGAAGACGCCGCCGTATTGTGATGGCAGTCATGTGGGCTTGGAGAAGGTATAA
- a CDS encoding serine hydrolase domain-containing protein: MISRFRFLLAVFALAAGTTFLSAEKPVMSVTAALQPYVEKQELAGAVTLAANLEKVLDVSTVGYADVEAKTPMEQDDLFWIASMTKPMTATAVMMLVDEGKIKLDDAVEKYLPEFKGQKLAILEDGKQVGTKAPARVITVRDVLSHTSGLPFKAPEEEPTLDALPLEKAVKTYAAQALLFEPGRDFLYSNAGINTAARILEVVSGMAYEDFMNKRLFEPLGMMDTTFWPNESQVARLAKAYQPGADKKGLVSMLVSQLHYPLGDRAKRFPMPAGGLFSTAKDVGVFGQMILNGGEWNGHRYISKESLEAMTSRQTPAAVARSYGLGWAVDSDSVGHGGAFATNLSVDKKHGLVLVYLVQHSGFPGEGKKALGAFKSRAIKAFAK, from the coding sequence ATGATTTCCCGATTCCGCTTTTTATTGGCCGTCTTTGCACTGGCTGCTGGCACCACCTTCCTGTCTGCGGAAAAGCCCGTAATGTCGGTTACTGCGGCGTTGCAGCCCTATGTGGAGAAGCAGGAACTGGCCGGTGCTGTGACTCTGGCGGCAAATTTGGAGAAGGTGCTGGATGTGAGCACCGTGGGCTATGCGGATGTGGAAGCGAAGACACCGATGGAACAGGATGATCTCTTTTGGATTGCCTCCATGACTAAACCGATGACAGCGACAGCGGTGATGATGCTGGTGGATGAGGGCAAAATTAAACTGGATGATGCGGTGGAGAAATACCTGCCTGAATTCAAGGGGCAGAAACTGGCCATCCTGGAAGACGGCAAGCAGGTGGGCACGAAGGCTCCGGCCAGGGTGATCACCGTGCGGGATGTGCTGAGTCACACCAGCGGTCTGCCGTTCAAGGCCCCGGAAGAAGAACCGACTCTGGATGCCCTACCGCTGGAAAAAGCGGTGAAGACGTATGCAGCACAGGCACTGCTGTTCGAGCCAGGTCGTGATTTTCTTTATAGCAATGCGGGCATCAATACCGCAGCTCGCATCCTGGAGGTGGTTTCGGGCATGGCCTATGAAGACTTCATGAACAAGCGTCTGTTTGAACCACTGGGCATGATGGACACGACCTTCTGGCCTAACGAATCCCAGGTGGCAAGACTGGCGAAGGCTTATCAACCCGGAGCGGATAAGAAGGGACTGGTATCCATGCTTGTTAGCCAGCTACACTATCCGTTAGGTGATCGTGCAAAGCGCTTTCCGATGCCTGCCGGGGGCTTGTTTTCGACAGCGAAGGATGTCGGTGTTTTTGGCCAGATGATCCTGAATGGAGGTGAATGGAACGGGCACCGTTATATCTCCAAAGAGTCACTTGAGGCAATGACCAGCCGTCAGACACCGGCCGCAGTGGCGCGCTCTTATGGGCTAGGCTGGGCGGTGGATTCTGACAGTGTGGGGCATGGCGGCGCTTTTGCGACGAACTTGAGCGTGGACAAAAAACACGGGCTGGTGCTGGTGTATCTGGTGCAGCACTCTGGCTTTCCGGGCGAGGGAAAGAAGGCTCTTGGGGCCTTTAAGAGCAGGGCGATCAAGGCATTTGCGAAGTGA
- a CDS encoding SGNH/GDSL hydrolase family protein: MKRTCFLLSLAAATFALSTAQAAEKPRVLILGDSISIGYTPVVQKLLADEMTVLRPMAANGRPENCSDTKSGVLNIDRWLQIDGGKWNIIHFNWGLHDLKHMTADGKASDKATDPVNNTVEAYEKNLREIVAKLKATGAKLIFATTTPVPDEPMKVSRLNTDVIRYNEAALRVMKENGITVNDLYSFALPKLKDIQIQPANVHFTPAGSEALGAEVVKSLQATKYNTGSATYESVLRKIPQHNISITLQVNP, encoded by the coding sequence ATGAAACGCACCTGCTTTCTCCTCTCCCTTGCCGCCGCCACGTTCGCCCTCAGCACCGCCCAGGCCGCTGAAAAACCACGCGTTCTCATCCTTGGCGATTCCATCTCCATTGGCTACACCCCGGTCGTGCAAAAATTGCTCGCCGATGAAATGACCGTCCTCCGCCCCATGGCCGCAAACGGCAGACCTGAAAACTGCAGCGACACCAAATCGGGAGTGCTCAACATCGACCGCTGGCTCCAGATCGATGGTGGCAAATGGAACATCATCCACTTCAACTGGGGTCTGCATGACCTCAAGCACATGACGGCCGATGGCAAGGCCTCCGACAAGGCGACCGACCCGGTTAATAACACCGTCGAAGCCTATGAAAAAAACCTGCGCGAGATCGTCGCCAAACTCAAAGCCACAGGTGCCAAATTGATTTTCGCCACTACCACACCGGTGCCGGATGAACCCATGAAAGTCTCCCGCCTGAACACGGACGTCATTCGCTATAACGAAGCTGCCCTCCGCGTCATGAAGGAAAACGGCATCACCGTGAACGACCTCTACTCCTTCGCACTCCCCAAGCTGAAGGACATCCAGATCCAGCCTGCAAACGTCCATTTTACCCCCGCTGGCTCTGAGGCTTTGGGTGCAGAAGTGGTCAAATCACTTCAAGCGACGAAATATAATACGGGCAGCGCTACTTACGAAAGTGTGCTGAGGAAAATTCCTCAGCACAATATTTCGATCACACTTCAGGTTAATCCATGA
- a CDS encoding arylsulfatase, translating into MIRPLTTLVLLTAFALISNSGQAAERPNLIWIMADDLGYGDLGCFGQKVIATPNLDRMAAEGMKFTHFYAGATVCAPSRSVLMTGQHHGHTRVRGNAGKMNPAAQALKEGDVTVAKVLKDAGYQTALIGKWGLGDEGAAETGLPRKQGFDYFYGYLNQSHAHNHFPDYLWRNETKEPLSNIVTPVGENGGGYATEAVHFSDDLFADEALKYVTENKDAPFFLYWSMVVPHANNERNRELKDGAEVPDYGPYADKDWPTPDKGQAAMIARLDSYVGRMLDLLKKEGLAEKTLVIFTSDNGPHDESNHDLTRFNPSGPFTGIKRSLTDGGIRVPMIAWLPGQVKAGTESGHVASFADWLGTAADLAGAKAPDKIDSISFKPALLGQEGQGKHEFFYWEFHEGGFKQAALYQGRWKGIRQGGPDAMVALYDQQNDVSEKINVAKEHPEIAEKIGAYLKTARTELPEWEPRWKQEGKKKKK; encoded by the coding sequence ATGATCCGACCTCTGACCACCCTTGTTTTACTGACTGCGTTCGCATTGATATCCAATAGCGGACAGGCAGCGGAGCGGCCCAATCTCATCTGGATCATGGCGGATGATCTGGGTTACGGGGATCTGGGGTGCTTTGGCCAAAAGGTCATCGCGACGCCGAACCTGGATCGGATGGCCGCAGAAGGGATGAAGTTTACTCACTTTTACGCAGGGGCGACAGTGTGTGCGCCTTCACGCAGTGTGCTGATGACGGGGCAGCACCATGGGCATACGCGGGTGCGGGGAAATGCCGGTAAAATGAACCCTGCCGCTCAGGCGCTGAAGGAGGGGGATGTGACGGTGGCCAAGGTGCTGAAGGATGCAGGGTATCAAACGGCGCTCATTGGCAAATGGGGTCTGGGAGATGAGGGGGCTGCGGAGACGGGCCTGCCGCGCAAGCAGGGCTTTGACTATTTTTATGGTTATCTAAACCAGAGCCATGCGCACAATCATTTTCCCGATTACCTGTGGCGGAACGAGACGAAGGAGCCGTTATCCAACATTGTTACGCCAGTGGGGGAGAATGGCGGTGGGTATGCAACCGAGGCGGTGCATTTTTCTGACGACCTCTTTGCCGATGAAGCTCTGAAGTATGTAACTGAAAACAAGGACGCACCTTTTTTCCTCTACTGGAGCATGGTGGTGCCGCATGCGAACAACGAGCGCAATCGTGAGCTGAAGGACGGAGCGGAGGTGCCGGATTACGGTCCCTATGCGGACAAAGACTGGCCGACCCCAGACAAGGGTCAGGCGGCGATGATCGCACGACTGGACAGCTATGTGGGCCGGATGCTGGATCTGCTGAAGAAGGAGGGGCTCGCTGAAAAGACCCTGGTGATTTTTACCAGTGACAACGGTCCGCATGATGAGAGCAACCATGACCTGACGCGCTTCAATCCATCCGGTCCGTTTACAGGAATCAAGCGCAGCCTGACGGATGGGGGCATCCGTGTGCCGATGATCGCATGGTTGCCAGGGCAGGTGAAGGCCGGCACGGAAAGCGGGCATGTGGCTTCGTTTGCAGACTGGCTGGGGACTGCGGCAGATCTGGCGGGGGCAAAGGCACCGGATAAGATCGATTCCATCAGCTTCAAACCTGCTTTGCTAGGACAGGAAGGGCAGGGGAAGCATGAATTCTTTTACTGGGAGTTTCATGAAGGCGGATTTAAACAAGCAGCGCTTTATCAGGGGCGCTGGAAGGGTATCCGGCAGGGCGGGCCGGATGCGATGGTGGCGCTGTATGATCAGCAGAATGACGTGTCTGAAAAGATCAACGTGGCCAAGGAGCATCCGGAGATCGCGGAGAAGATCGGCGCTTATTTGAAAACGGCTCGGACGGAGCTCCCTGAATGGGAGCCACGCTGGAAGCAGGAGGGGAAAAAGAAAAAGAAATGA
- a CDS encoding alpha/beta hydrolase family protein — translation MLRRLILAVVFLFLVLAATLTWWAGSELASPSRRTLQDYHLEFLGDAAGHGMRLEKFTLNDGTPCLMCLPEPTGRLGTRGQSIREQFAKRGLPLPNAGEVHGTLVLTHGRKGRKEDYLPIAERLCAVGFRCLLADMPAHGDHPSALLYYGVREAGLPASVLKEAVEKFHFAPQPAGLLGMSMGGSVAMYSAGQPDAPWKALAIISSFHAFQPAMELQASRMAGSFLGKPWAAGAGWLYEWKTGLPLSAIQPQESAARLKIPTLILHGTDDKIVPIESGRKLYAALPEDIEKQWVEIPTADHHNVLITEFPVYATISEWMLKHVR, via the coding sequence TTGCTCCGCCGCTTGATTCTTGCTGTCGTTTTCCTGTTTCTCGTGCTGGCTGCCACCCTGACGTGGTGGGCAGGCAGCGAACTGGCGAGTCCGTCACGGCGGACTTTGCAAGATTATCATCTGGAGTTTTTAGGGGACGCGGCTGGCCATGGGATGCGGTTGGAAAAATTCACGCTAAATGATGGAACGCCCTGCCTCATGTGTCTGCCGGAGCCCACGGGTAGGCTGGGGACGCGGGGCCAGTCGATCCGGGAGCAATTTGCCAAGCGCGGTCTGCCACTGCCGAATGCCGGAGAGGTCCACGGTACGCTAGTTCTGACCCATGGGCGCAAGGGGCGGAAGGAAGACTACCTGCCGATTGCGGAGCGGCTTTGCGCAGTGGGATTTCGCTGCCTGCTGGCGGATATGCCCGCGCATGGTGATCATCCGTCTGCGCTACTGTATTATGGAGTCAGGGAGGCTGGCTTGCCAGCTTCGGTGCTGAAGGAGGCAGTCGAGAAGTTTCACTTTGCGCCGCAGCCGGCTGGATTGTTAGGCATGTCCATGGGCGGATCCGTAGCGATGTATTCGGCAGGACAGCCAGATGCGCCATGGAAGGCGCTGGCCATCATTTCCAGTTTCCACGCTTTTCAGCCTGCGATGGAGTTACAAGCATCCCGCATGGCAGGCTCATTTCTGGGCAAGCCCTGGGCCGCTGGAGCGGGGTGGCTTTATGAATGGAAAACCGGACTGCCATTAAGTGCAATTCAGCCGCAAGAAAGCGCTGCCCGGCTGAAGATTCCAACGTTGATCCTGCATGGAACGGATGACAAGATCGTGCCCATTGAATCCGGCCGGAAACTCTATGCAGCGCTACCCGAAGACATCGAAAAGCAGTGGGTGGAGATCCCGACAGCCGATCATCACAATGTGCTCATCACGGAATTCCCAGTGTATGCGACGATCTCAGAATGGATGCTCAAGCATGTGCGATAA